A single region of the Syngnathus acus chromosome 6, fSynAcu1.2, whole genome shotgun sequence genome encodes:
- the tdg.1 gene encoding thymine DNA glycosylase, tandem duplicate 1 isoform X1 has protein sequence MDNKLNGSLPVGSSEYLQQWIQSAQRFQALQAQYSNYNHPPHYPEAHTGGAAAAPPHMDQPEPMMEQQEPANLTKPPPKKRGRAAQPKEPKPPKVPKEPKPPKAPKPPKAPKPPKEPKPPKAPKPPKEPKAPKGKPGPKPKKGAEGQAVDGKQEKIDETFKKVKRKVDRFKGMSEEEVMKKTLPDLLDYNLDYVIIGINPGLMAAYIGRWFPGPGNHFWKCLFLSGFTEEQLNHMHDDTLPSKYKMGFTNMVSRATPGSKDLSSKELREGGKILVEKLMKYKPLIAVFNGKCIYEMFCRELFGKKPKTLDFGLQPHKIPDCEVALYLMPSSSARCAQFPRAQDKVHFYIKLRELRDHLQGIQRPKEIEEIKYSFNLQLAKEDAKRVAIKEEQYDPGYEDAYGGAYVEPSAEGGQSQANGHFDSPSQGNNAEEGGQNAGTSKSSQLPDGDGMTESPADQIPDVSAEEGGGGASQAPDV, from the exons AGGCACACACCgggggagcagcagcagctccaccGCACATGGATCAGCCTGAGCCTATGATGGAGCAGCAGGAGCCTGCTAACTTGACAAAAC CTCCGCCCAAAAAGCGTGGCCGAGCAGCTCAGCCCAAGGAACCCAAGCCGCCAAAGGTCCCAAAGGAACCCAAACCTCCTAAAGCACCCAAACCTCCGAAAGCACCCAAACCTCCGAAAGAACCCAAACCTCCTAAAGCACCCAAGCCTCCGAAAGAACCCAAAGCGCCCAAGGGCAAACCAGGCCCGAAACCCAAAAAGGGCGCCGAGGGTCAGGCGGTCGACGGCAAGCAGGAGAAGATCGATGAGACCTTCAAAAAGGTGAAGAGGAAAGTGGATCGTTTCAAGGGCATGTCGGAGGAGGAAGTGATGAAAAAGACCCTGCCGGACCTGCTGGACTACAATCTGGACTATGTCATT ATCGGTATCAATCCGGGGCTAATGGCCGCCTACATCGGACGAtggtttcctggtcctggaaatcattttt GGAAGTGCCTCTTCCTTTCGGGATTCACCGAAGAGCAGCTCAACCACATGCACGACGACACATTGCCCAGCAAGTACAAAATGGGCTTCACCAACATGGTGTCCAGGGCCACGCCGGGCAGTAAAGACCTGTCAAG CAAAGAGCTGCGCGAAGGAGGCAAAATTCTTGTGGAGAAACTGATGAAATATAAACCTCTCATTGCCGTGTTCAATGGAAAAT GCATATATGAAATGTTCTGTCGAGAGCTATTTggtaaaaaaccaaaaacgcTAGACTTTGGTTTGCAGCCGCACAAAATTCCCGACTGTGAGGTG GCTCTGTACCTGATGCCGTCCTCCAGCGCCCGTTGCGCTCAGTTCCCTCGCGCTCAGGACAAAGTGCACTTCTACATCAAGCTGCGGGAGCTGCGCGACCATCTCCAGGGCATCCAGCGGCCCAAAGAGATCGAGGAGATAAAATACTCGTTCAACCTACAATTGGCCAAGG AGGACGCCAAGAGAGTAGCCATCAAGGAGGAGCAGTACGATCCCGGTTACGAGGACGCCTACGGAGGAGCTTATGTCGAGCCGTCGGCCGAGGGAGGTCAGAGTCAGGCCAACGGGCATTTTGACTCACCGAGCCAGGGAAATAATGCCG AAGAGGGAGGACAGAATGCAGGCACGTCAAAGAGTTCCCAACTTCCCGACGGAGACGGGATGACAGAATCGCCAGCTGATCAGATTCCAGACGTGAGCGCAGAagaaggaggtggaggagctAGCCAGGCCCCAGATGTATGA
- the tdg.1 gene encoding thymine DNA glycosylase, tandem duplicate 1 isoform X2, translated as MDNKLNGSLPVGSSEYLQQWIQSAQRFQALQAQYSNYNHPPHYPEAHTGGAAAAPPHMDQPEPMMEQQEPANLTKPPPKKRGRAAQPKEPKPPKVPKEPKPPKAPKPPKAPKPPKEPKPPKAPKPPKEPKAPKGKPGPKPKKGAEGQAVDGKQEKIDETFKKVKRKVDRFKGMSEEEVMKKTLPDLLDYNLDYVIIGINPGLMAAYIGRWFPGPGNHFWKCLFLSGFTEEQLNHMHDDTLPSKYKMGFTNMVSRATPGSKDLSSKELREGGKILVEKLMKYKPLIAVFNGKCIYEMFCRELFGKKPKTLDFGLQPHKIPDCEVALYLMPSSSARCAQFPRAQDKVHFYIKLRELRDHLQGIQRPKEIEEIKYSFNLQLAKEDAKRVAIKEEQYDPGYEDAYGGAYVEPSAEGGQSQANGHFDSPSQGNNAEGGQNAGTSKSSQLPDGDGMTESPADQIPDVSAEEGGGGASQAPDV; from the exons AGGCACACACCgggggagcagcagcagctccaccGCACATGGATCAGCCTGAGCCTATGATGGAGCAGCAGGAGCCTGCTAACTTGACAAAAC CTCCGCCCAAAAAGCGTGGCCGAGCAGCTCAGCCCAAGGAACCCAAGCCGCCAAAGGTCCCAAAGGAACCCAAACCTCCTAAAGCACCCAAACCTCCGAAAGCACCCAAACCTCCGAAAGAACCCAAACCTCCTAAAGCACCCAAGCCTCCGAAAGAACCCAAAGCGCCCAAGGGCAAACCAGGCCCGAAACCCAAAAAGGGCGCCGAGGGTCAGGCGGTCGACGGCAAGCAGGAGAAGATCGATGAGACCTTCAAAAAGGTGAAGAGGAAAGTGGATCGTTTCAAGGGCATGTCGGAGGAGGAAGTGATGAAAAAGACCCTGCCGGACCTGCTGGACTACAATCTGGACTATGTCATT ATCGGTATCAATCCGGGGCTAATGGCCGCCTACATCGGACGAtggtttcctggtcctggaaatcattttt GGAAGTGCCTCTTCCTTTCGGGATTCACCGAAGAGCAGCTCAACCACATGCACGACGACACATTGCCCAGCAAGTACAAAATGGGCTTCACCAACATGGTGTCCAGGGCCACGCCGGGCAGTAAAGACCTGTCAAG CAAAGAGCTGCGCGAAGGAGGCAAAATTCTTGTGGAGAAACTGATGAAATATAAACCTCTCATTGCCGTGTTCAATGGAAAAT GCATATATGAAATGTTCTGTCGAGAGCTATTTggtaaaaaaccaaaaacgcTAGACTTTGGTTTGCAGCCGCACAAAATTCCCGACTGTGAGGTG GCTCTGTACCTGATGCCGTCCTCCAGCGCCCGTTGCGCTCAGTTCCCTCGCGCTCAGGACAAAGTGCACTTCTACATCAAGCTGCGGGAGCTGCGCGACCATCTCCAGGGCATCCAGCGGCCCAAAGAGATCGAGGAGATAAAATACTCGTTCAACCTACAATTGGCCAAGG AGGACGCCAAGAGAGTAGCCATCAAGGAGGAGCAGTACGATCCCGGTTACGAGGACGCCTACGGAGGAGCTTATGTCGAGCCGTCGGCCGAGGGAGGTCAGAGTCAGGCCAACGGGCATTTTGACTCACCGAGCCAGGGAAATAATGCCG AGGGAGGACAGAATGCAGGCACGTCAAAGAGTTCCCAACTTCCCGACGGAGACGGGATGACAGAATCGCCAGCTGATCAGATTCCAGACGTGAGCGCAGAagaaggaggtggaggagctAGCCAGGCCCCAGATGTATGA
- the si:dkey-10o6.2 gene encoding 2-oxoglutarate-dependent dioxygenase htyE produces MSIPVVDFSVASLNVEDISDVELQELSRELKEAFMEVGFVFLKNFGITQAEVDRVMDASRNFFLQPDHLKMPFRKFSFPISPHHGWLSMESERLNRERPEDLKESFNVTSLHPDIKWPSSEAAPGFQETQISFFHRCKELSLRIMRVMAHSLDLDPDIFLNAHRLIGTEGNCTTLRSLYYPPVNSEQAKEGQLRCGEHSDYGTITLVFQNAEGLQVRRRSGEFVSAPCVPGAVLVNIADLMQRWTSDHFVSVLHRVLLPPAGDCSSTRQSVAFFVQPDDEAVVTCIDGSDKYPPVRSGAYLMERLNYSYGRA; encoded by the exons ATGAGCATCCCGGTGGTAGATTTTAGCGTGGCCAGCTTGAACGTCGAGGATATTTCCGATGTTGAGCTCCAGGAACTTAGCAGAGAGTTAAAAGAGGCTTTTATGGAAGTGGGTTTCGTCTTCTTGAAGAATTTTGGCATCACGCAGGCGGAG GTTGATCGTGTCATGGATGCTTCGAGAAATTTCTTCCTGCAGCCAGACCATCTCAAGATGCCGTTCAGAAAGTTCTCCTTTCCAATCAGTCCACATCACGGCTGGTTATCCATGGAGAGTGAAAG GTTAAATCGAGAAAGACCGGAAGATCTAAAGGAGTCGTTTAACGTGACTTCGCTACATCCTGACATA AAATGGCCCTCATCTGAGGCTGCCCCAGGATTCCAAGAGACCCAGATATCTTTTTTCCACCGCTGCAAAGAGCTGAGCCTGCGTATTATGAGGGTGATGGCCCACAGTCTGGATTTGGATCCCGATATCTTCCTGAACGCACACCGCCTGATTGGAA CCGAGGGGAACTGTACAACCCTACGTTCGCTGTACTACCCGCCGGTGAACAGCGAGCAAGCCAAGGAGGGTCAGCTGCGATGCGGAGAGCATTCCGACTACGGTACCATCACTTTGGTGTTCCAGAACGCAGAGGGTCTCCaa gtgCGCCGTCGCTCCGGTGAGTTCGTCAGCGCTCCTTGCGTGCCCGGCGCCGTTCTCGTCAATATCGCTGACCTGATGCAGCGTTGGACCAGCGATCATTTTGTGTCCGTG CTCCACAGAGTTTTGCTTCCCCCGGCCGGCGACTGCAGCAGCACTCGCCAGTCTGTGGCTTTCTTCGTCCAGCCTGACGACGAGGCCGTGGTCACATGCATCGACGGATCTGACAAGTACCCCCCGGTGCGTTCGGGCGCCTATCTCATGGAGCGCTTAAACTACTCCTACGGGCGAGCGTGA
- the LOC119124706 gene encoding patatin-like phospholipase domain-containing protein 2, with product MLRNTAEHACESLCVKRPRVERMYGRAEEWNISFAGCGFRSVYYMGAMTCILERAPNLVHGASKICGASSGCLVAAALTVGLPIEHLYMDVLSAAKEARKHRLSVFHPTFSLLRTLRDSLREKLPEDAHRRASGRLCVSITRIRDRRNVLVSHFDSREELIQVLMCSCFFPVYCGLIPPSYRGQLYMDGALSNNMPLLECPNTITVAPFCSESDISPKDGAWTAISVYCNNLSIQVTTGNVRRIYTSFLPPTPEELAEIFHSGYTDALCFLRQEDLLATSSPEELVDITKEALGDQPWRLEHKHAHNLPLNIKRVLCVACRDAGDRIGSQSLCLVEVFYYVLTPLVVAVELIWFLLKSLLRTTNNLRRQNSSCHDNNCSSVSSKKKRSTEKK from the exons ATGTTGCGCAACACTGCCGAGCATGCCTGTGAGAGCTTGTGTGTGAAGCGTCCAAGAGTTGAAAGGATGTATGGCCGGGCTGAAGAGTGGAATATATCCTTTGCGGGTTGCGGCTTTCGCAGTGTTTACTACATGGGAGCCATGACGTGCATCCTGGAGCGAGCGCCAAACCTGGTGCACGGGGCCTCCAAGATTTGCGGTGCGTCGTCGGGATGcctggtggcggcggcgttgACTGTGGGACTCCCCATCG AACATTTGTACATGGACGTGTTATCGGCGGCTAAAGAAGCGAGGAAGCACCGCTTGAGCGTCTTCCACCCGACCTTCAGCCTCCTGCGAACGCTGCGCGACTCCCTGCGGGAGAAACTTCCGGAAGATGCCCACCGGCGTGCCTCGGGGAGGCTCTGCGTGTCCATCACCAGGATAAGGGACAGGAGAAACGTCCTGGTGTCCCATTTTGACAGCAGGGAGGAGCTCATACAG GTGCTAATGTGCAGCTGCTTCTTCCCAGTCTACTGTGGCTTGATTCCACCTTCCTACCGTGGACAA CTATACATGGATGGAGCCCTGAGCAATAACATGCCGCTGTTGGAGTGTCCAAACACCATCACAGTGGCTCCATTCTGCAGTGAGAGTGACATCAGCCCCAAAGATGGCGCTTGGACCGCCATTTCGGTGTACTGCAATAACCTCAGCATCCAGGTGACCACGGGAAACGTGCGGCGCATCTACACCTCCTTCCTACCTCCAACACCTGAG GAGCTGGCTGAGATCTTCCACAGTGGCTACACAGATGCTCTTTGCTTTCTGAGACAAGAAG ATTTGCTGGCTACATCTTCCCCGGAAGAGCTGGTGGACATTACAAAGGAAGCTTTGGGGGATCAACCCTGGAGGCTGGAGCATAAACATGCACATAACCTTCCGCTCAATATCAAGAGAG TATTGTGTGTGGCGTGTAGGGATGCAGGTGATCGAATTGGAAGCCAAAGCTTGTGTCTAGTTGAAGTTTTTTACTACGTGCTGACTCCACTGGTGGTTGCCGTTGAGTTGATTTGGTTCCTTTTAAAAAG CCTCCTAAGGACTACCAATAATCTACGAAGACAAAACAGcagttgccatgacaacaactGCAGCAG cGTGTCATCGAAGAAGAAACGCagcactgaaaaaaaatga
- the LOC119123906 gene encoding nucleobindin-2-like: protein MAMVLGKTLASCVLVLLSLWLCIHSLPIVVDQSKENITSKEGELDPPQSVNTGLHYDRYLREVIEYLEKDPYFREKLTNTNVDDIKEGKLAKELNFVHHNLRTKLDELKREEMSRLRMLIKAKHDLEAGDGWKVDHKALLKQFEHLNHDNPHSFEPDDLDRLIKAATSDLQNFDKERHNEFKQYEMMKEHERREKLKAMSEEERKKEEERYQEMKKKRADHAKVNHPGSEDQLKEVWKESDGLDPTDFNPKTFFKLHDSNGDGFLDENELEAIFSLELDKMYKSTDNEYDMMRMQEDRLRMREHVMVEVDTDKDRLVSLAEFIESTKKMEFKQKEEWETVEKQNAPFTEEELAAFEEQLSQEGKMIMQQAEELQKQHEELQKKQEALHAHKLNIQQAMDDLEKKKSQSKSDVKESGGVGAAGEQALNGT, encoded by the exons ATGGCGATGGTGCTTGGTAAGACGCTGGCCAGTTGTGTTCTGGTTCTGCTGAGTCTGTGGCTGTGCATCCACTCACTGCCCATTGTGGTGGACCAAAGCAAAGAGAACATAACCAGCAAAGAGGGCGAACTGGATCCCCCACAAAGTGTA AACACTGGGCTACACTATGACCGCTACCTCAGGGAGGTCATCGAATACCTGGAGAAAGACCCCTACTTTCGGGAGAAGTTAACCAACACCAACGTCGACGACATCAAG GAAGGTAAACTCGCCAAAGAACTGAACTTTGTCCACCACAATCTACGCaccaagctggatgagctgaaGAGGGAGGAAATGAGCAGGCTGCGGATGCTCATCAAGGCCAAACACGACTTGGAGGCGGGGGATG GCTGGAAAGTGGACCACAAAGCCTTGCTGAAACAATTTGAGCATCTCAACCATGACAACCCGCATTCATTTGAGCCGGACGACCTGGACCGCCTCATCAAAGCG GCTACGAGCGACCTTCAAAATTTTGATAAGGAACGCCACAATGAGTTCAAGCAGTACGAGATGATGAAGGAGCACGAGAGGCGGGAGAAGTTGAAAGCCATGTCGGAGGAGGAGCgcaaaaaggaggaggagcgctACCaggagatgaagaagaagCGCGCCGACCACGCCAAAGTTAACCACCCG GGAAGCGAAGACCAGCTGAAGGAGGTGTGGAAGGAGTCAGACGGCCTTGACCCGACCGACTTTAATCCGAAGACTTTCTTCAAACTGCATG ACAGCAACGGGGATGGCTTCTTGGACGAGAACGAACTTGAGGCCATCTTCTCGCTTGAG CTTGACAAGATGTACAAGTCCACCGATAATGAATACGACATGATGCGGATGCAAGAAGATCGGCTGCGCATGAGAGAGCATGTCATGGTTGAG GTGGACACCGACAAAGACAGACTGGTGTCGCTCGCCGAGTTTATCGAGAGCACAAAGAAGATGGAGTTCAAACAAAAGGAGGAGTGGGAG ACGGTGGAGAAGCAAAACGCACCTTTTACTGAAGAGGAGCTGGCGGCATTTGAGGAGCAGCtgtcccaagagggcaagatGATCATGCAACAGGCGGAGGAGCTGCAGAAGCAACACGAGGAGCTCCAAAAGAAGCAAGAGGCGCTTCACGCGCATAAGCTCAACATTCAGCAG GCCATGGATGacctggagaagaaaaaaagccaatcCAAGTCTGACGTCAAGG AGTCTGGAGGCGTGGGAGCTGCAGGTGAACAGGCGCTAAACGGGACATAA